A stretch of the Argentina anserina chromosome 6, drPotAnse1.1, whole genome shotgun sequence genome encodes the following:
- the LOC126799482 gene encoding cytochrome b561 and DOMON domain-containing protein At2g04850, with protein MLFLFCLFFLFSLPSVTFSAHCTTSTPTRTYEKCITLPTQQASIAWTYHSHNSTLDLVFFGTFISPSGWVGWGINPTSAEMTGTRALIAFPDPNTGQIALLPYIIDPTVKLQRTPLLSRPLDIHLISSSATLYSGKLATVHDGAAVHIYATLKLTQNKTRLNHVWNRGLYVQGFSPTVHPTNPNDLSSITTFDVRSGSTATRHTNILTLRSAHGIINAVSWGILLPIGAVTARYLRHVQSLGPTWFYVHAAIQLFGFVLGTIGFAIGVRLGDMSPGVQYGLHRKLGFAAFCLGALQTLALLFRPKTTNKFRKYWKSYHHFVGYACVVLGVVNVFQGFEVMGAERSYAKLAYCLGLSTLIGVCIALEVNSWVVFCRKSKEEKLRREGLIGASDKGSGIILN; from the coding sequence ATGCTCTTCCTCTTCTgcctcttctttctcttttcacTCCCCAGTGTCACATTTTCTGCACATTGCACCACATCCACACCCACTAGAACCTATGAAAAATGTATCACCCTCCCAACTCAACAAGCCTCCATAGCATGGACATACCATTCCCACAACTCAACCCTAGACCTCGTTTTCTTCGGAACCTTCATATCGCCTTCCGGCTGGGTGGGGTGGGGCATCAACCCCACCTCCGCGGAAATGACAGGCACTCGTGCCCTAATCGCCTTTCCTGACCCTAACACGGGCCAAATAGCCCTACTACCTTACATCATAGACCCGACCGTCAAACTCCAACGTACCCCTCTCCTCTCCCGCCCTCTCGACATCCACCtcatctcctcctccgccACTCTGTACAGCGGAAAACTAGCCACCGTCCATGATGGCGCCGCCGTCCACATTTACGCCACATTGAAGCTCACACAAAACAAGACAAGGCTCAACCACGTGTGGAACCGCGGCCTCTACGTCCAAGGCTTCTCTCCAACCGTACACCCAACTAACCCCAACGACCTCTCCTCCATAACAACCTTTGACGTCAGGTCAGGTTCAACCGCCACACGCCACACCAACATTCTGACCCTCCGATCAGCCCACGGCATCATTAATGCTGTTTCTTGGGGGATACTGTTGCCCATCGGAGCAGTAACAGCTCGCTACCTTCGACACGTCCAATCACTAGGTCCTACGTGGTTCTACGTCCACGCTGCGATCCAGCTCTTTGGCTTTGTGTTAGGGACTATAGGGTTTGCTATTGGGGTCAGGCTTGGTGATATGTCACCTGGAGTGCAATATGGTCTGCACAGGAAGCTAGGGTTTGCTGCATTCTGCTTGGGAGCGCTTCAGACTCTGGCGCTGTTGTTCCGGCCGAAGACGACGAACAAGTTCAGGAAGTACTGGAAGTCATACCATCATTTTGTAGGGTATGCTTGTGTGGTGCTTGGGGTTGTGAATGTGTTCCAGGGTTTTGAGGTGATGGGAGCTGAAAGGTCTTATGCTAAGTTGGCTTATTGTTTGGGGCTTTCAACTTTGATTGGTGTTTGTATAGCATTGGAGGTGAATTCATGGGTGGTCTTCTGTAGGAAATCTAAGGAGGAGAAGCTGAGGAGGGAAGGTTTGATTGGAGCGTCTGATAAAGGCAGTGGAATAATCCTCAATTGA